Proteins co-encoded in one Opitutus terrae PB90-1 genomic window:
- a CDS encoding MBL fold metallo-hydrolase, producing the protein MKLIDLNRDGGIGANSLLVQFGDLRVLVDCGLHPKKVGRAATPDLTLLRGTPLDLILITHCHLDHIGSLPVVMREHPNTPVLMTAASRMLIERMLHNSANVMMRQRETENIPDYPLFTHEEIERCVGRFTGLAPGHVKKFRGARDEIEITFHHAGHVAGAAGIEIRHKHRAVFFTGDVLFDNQRTLTGAKFPAGHFDTLVTETTRGITERPVGKERVHEVARLIATINDAIQRGGSLLLPVFALGRMQEVLAILHDARKFGRLVDCPIYASGLGMDLADYFDEITRKTKTLQFNRSLVKDLKIKPLPRKLNPGEDPQQRSLYVVSSGMMVAQTPSYLLASGLLGHARNTIAFVGYCDPDTPGGQLLAARPGDDFVFESIPLKTKVKAHIERFELSGHADREELLEFAVQTEARSIVLTHGDPPARAWFAEALAAQLPRTKVIDPVPLQTYQV; encoded by the coding sequence ATGAAGCTCATTGATCTGAATCGGGATGGCGGCATCGGTGCCAATTCGTTGCTGGTGCAGTTTGGCGATCTGCGGGTGCTGGTGGACTGCGGACTCCACCCGAAGAAGGTCGGCCGGGCCGCGACGCCGGATCTGACGCTCCTGCGCGGCACACCGCTGGATCTGATTCTGATTACGCACTGCCACCTCGATCACATCGGCAGCCTGCCGGTCGTGATGCGCGAGCATCCGAACACGCCGGTGCTGATGACCGCAGCAAGCCGCATGCTGATCGAGCGGATGCTGCACAATTCCGCGAACGTGATGATGCGGCAGCGCGAAACGGAGAACATCCCCGACTACCCGCTCTTCACGCACGAGGAGATCGAGCGCTGTGTCGGCCGGTTCACCGGCCTGGCGCCCGGTCATGTGAAAAAATTTCGCGGTGCGCGGGACGAAATCGAGATCACCTTCCATCACGCGGGCCACGTCGCCGGCGCCGCGGGCATCGAGATCCGCCACAAGCACCGCGCCGTGTTCTTCACCGGCGACGTGCTGTTCGACAACCAGCGGACGCTGACCGGCGCGAAATTCCCGGCCGGTCATTTCGACACGCTGGTCACCGAGACCACGCGCGGCATCACCGAGCGGCCCGTCGGCAAGGAGCGGGTGCACGAGGTCGCCCGGCTGATTGCCACGATCAACGATGCCATCCAGCGCGGCGGCTCACTGCTGCTGCCGGTGTTCGCACTCGGGCGCATGCAGGAGGTGCTGGCGATCCTGCACGATGCGCGAAAGTTCGGCCGGCTCGTCGACTGCCCGATCTATGCGTCCGGGCTCGGCATGGACCTCGCCGACTATTTTGACGAGATCACCCGGAAAACGAAGACGCTGCAGTTCAACCGCTCGTTGGTGAAGGATCTGAAGATCAAGCCGCTGCCGCGGAAGCTCAACCCGGGCGAAGACCCGCAGCAGCGTTCCCTCTACGTGGTCAGCTCCGGCATGATGGTGGCGCAGACACCGAGCTACCTCCTGGCTTCGGGGCTGCTTGGACATGCACGCAACACGATCGCGTTCGTCGGCTACTGCGATCCGGATACGCCGGGGGGCCAGCTGCTCGCCGCGCGACCGGGCGACGACTTCGTGTTCGAGTCGATTCCGCTGAAGACCAAGGTCAAGGCGCACATCGAGCGGTTCGAGCTCAGCGGACACGCGGATCGCGAGGAGCTGCTGGAGTTTGCCGTGCAGACGGAGGCGCGGAGCATCGTGCTGACTCACGGCGATCCGCCCGCGCGCGCTTGGTTTGCGGAAGCGCTCGCCGCCCAACTGCCGCGCACCAAGGTCATCGACCCCGTGCCGCTGCAGACGTATCAGGTCTAG
- a CDS encoding Co(2+)/Mg(2+) efflux protein ApaG yields MAATSSEVPGLTAQLDKLAYHHGGPSLPADKPHAFVYFITIRNESDRTVTLLGRKWVVTHADGSQLVIEGDKIVGETPRLAPGESFSYNSYHVTGCDAVAQGCFHGVDEHGARIHVPLPSFEMVIPHE; encoded by the coding sequence GTGGCCGCCACCTCCAGCGAAGTTCCCGGACTCACCGCCCAACTCGACAAGCTCGCCTATCACCACGGCGGACCCTCGCTGCCTGCCGACAAGCCGCACGCGTTCGTCTACTTCATCACGATCCGCAACGAGTCCGATCGCACGGTGACCCTGCTGGGCCGGAAATGGGTGGTGACGCATGCCGACGGCAGCCAACTGGTGATCGAAGGCGACAAGATCGTCGGCGAAACGCCGCGGCTCGCACCGGGGGAAAGCTTTTCCTACAACAGCTATCACGTGACGGGCTGTGATGCTGTCGCCCAGGGCTGCTTCCATGGGGTCGACGAGCATGGCGCCCGCATTCACGTGCCTTTGCCGTCGTTCGAGATGGTGATTCCGCACGAGTGA
- a CDS encoding inositol monophosphatase family protein, translating into MPMSPSPELAARIEAAQQAVLAQTELFHREFGRCQSQWKADGSRVTAVDLAISENIVAELRRQFPTDDYFSEELAHTGGPIPRRARFSWVLDPIDGTNNYAMGIAHCAISVGLLEEGRPTYGVVYDLARRKLIRGGPGLGVFDGDKPARVRPDAPGLEMLLGFHSPYDKKHANEAAELVRNFKIRGLGSSTLHLAYVAVGILGGTVDHNVRIWDIAAAVALCLGGGGEVRFLNGEQFPLQQFDLGMRRIFYVAGNAAVCARLQELVGPDSMIGG; encoded by the coding sequence ATGCCTATGTCGCCATCGCCGGAACTCGCCGCTCGCATCGAAGCCGCCCAACAGGCCGTGCTGGCCCAGACGGAGCTGTTTCACCGGGAGTTCGGCCGTTGCCAAAGCCAGTGGAAGGCGGACGGCAGTCGAGTGACGGCCGTCGATCTGGCGATCTCGGAGAACATCGTCGCCGAACTGCGCCGCCAATTCCCCACTGACGACTATTTCAGCGAAGAGCTCGCGCACACCGGCGGCCCGATCCCGCGCCGCGCGAGGTTCTCGTGGGTGCTCGATCCGATCGACGGCACGAACAATTACGCGATGGGCATCGCGCATTGCGCGATCTCGGTGGGCCTGCTCGAGGAAGGTCGCCCGACCTACGGCGTGGTCTACGACCTTGCGCGGCGGAAGCTGATCCGCGGCGGGCCGGGGCTCGGCGTTTTCGACGGCGACAAGCCGGCTCGAGTGCGGCCCGACGCGCCCGGGTTGGAGATGCTGCTCGGCTTTCACAGTCCCTACGACAAGAAGCACGCCAACGAAGCGGCTGAACTGGTGCGCAATTTCAAGATTCGCGGACTCGGCAGCAGCACGCTGCACCTGGCGTATGTCGCGGTCGGAATTCTTGGCGGTACCGTGGATCACAACGTCCGGATCTGGGACATCGCTGCCGCGGTAGCGCTCTGCCTGGGCGGCGGTGGCGAGGTACGGTTTCTCAACGGCGAGCAGTTTCCCCTGCAGCAGTTCGACCTCGGGATGCGCCGCATCTTCTACGTGGCGGGGAACGCCGCGGTATGCGCGCGGCTGCAGGAACTCGTGGGACCGGACTCCATGATCGGCGGGTAG
- a CDS encoding GNAT family N-acetyltransferase, which translates to MMIPLPTKAYSLALERLRTLPFNTSFAEAVLTGSARGFAYADDPERPAAFVVGIPAGMTLLFGESGNAGFVRAVYDYVTSADGARRRMELLQAWPDAWEHRIRDWMTGRIVSGHEVEAAKLTPAQAMTAHPGKIVEWVRLNYTLDVAQFRSRPRKPLPAMCRIARVGPEGFDVKGSTVPHEFWDSAEEFVRRGIGYAVWRDEQIASLAFSAFVVAGQVEVGIETRSGDRGLGLATHACAALIEHCLAKEIEPLWSCRQGNRGSEATARTLGFVETQQIPYFALPQSTAPAQK; encoded by the coding sequence ATGATGATCCCGCTGCCAACGAAGGCCTACTCCCTCGCGCTTGAGCGGCTCCGCACCCTGCCGTTCAACACCAGCTTCGCCGAAGCCGTGCTCACGGGCAGTGCGCGGGGTTTCGCCTACGCAGACGATCCGGAACGGCCCGCCGCCTTCGTGGTGGGAATCCCAGCAGGGATGACGCTGCTCTTCGGCGAGAGCGGAAACGCGGGCTTCGTTCGCGCCGTGTACGACTATGTGACCAGCGCCGACGGCGCGCGCCGTCGGATGGAGTTGTTGCAGGCGTGGCCCGACGCTTGGGAGCACCGAATCCGCGATTGGATGACGGGACGGATCGTGAGTGGGCACGAGGTCGAGGCGGCGAAGCTCACTCCGGCGCAGGCCATGACGGCGCATCCGGGCAAAATCGTGGAATGGGTGCGGCTGAATTACACGCTCGATGTGGCGCAGTTTCGCTCGCGTCCGCGCAAGCCGCTGCCGGCGATGTGTCGCATCGCGCGCGTCGGTCCGGAAGGGTTTGACGTGAAGGGATCGACAGTGCCGCACGAGTTCTGGGACAGCGCCGAGGAGTTTGTCCGGCGTGGGATCGGCTATGCGGTGTGGCGCGACGAGCAAATTGCCAGCCTGGCGTTTTCCGCCTTCGTGGTGGCGGGGCAGGTGGAGGTTGGAATCGAAACCCGGAGTGGCGATCGCGGACTCGGATTGGCGACCCACGCGTGCGCCGCGCTGATCGAACACTGCCTCGCCAAGGAGATCGAGCCGCTCTGGTCCTGCCGGCAAGGTAACCGCGGGTCCGAGGCGACGGCGCGGACGTTGGGTTTTGTCGAGACGCAGCAGATCCCGTATTTCGCGCTGCCGCAATCCACCGCGCCAGCGCAGAAGTAG
- a CDS encoding Y-family DNA polymerase has product MILPTIVHLDADAFFVSCELALKPELRGTKCAVGGRERGIISSASYEARACGVYTPMPTTRALKVCPDLIMLPHTGGLYSRVSRQMFELCETLTPLVQRNSIDEGYLDLGPCGFKTSAEIEQAVHGLQHKIEQQLQITASFGLAVNKLVAQIASKLRKPKGFVVVPSGTEAEFLAPLPIGKLPGVGPKTEERLVGRHGIKLVRDLLARGEAELEAIFGDGWREMRDGALGIDDRPVETEHEDAKSYSQQETFDEDIASFAEIERVVKRMIDELLPKIREDGKRVRTMTVKVRYPDFSQESHGRSLSAGTDLEAPFYPLVTPLLRQAWTKKRPLRLVSVRFSGVEDTPVQLEMFAQNEEKRRRLAAVLDHLNRRGGDAVVQHGHQLAKRPPPR; this is encoded by the coding sequence GTGATTCTGCCCACGATCGTCCACCTCGATGCCGACGCGTTTTTCGTGTCGTGCGAGCTCGCGCTCAAACCCGAGCTGCGAGGGACCAAGTGCGCCGTGGGCGGACGCGAGCGCGGGATCATTTCATCCGCGAGCTACGAAGCGCGGGCCTGCGGCGTCTACACCCCGATGCCGACCACCCGCGCGCTCAAGGTCTGCCCCGACCTCATCATGTTGCCACACACCGGCGGACTCTACAGCCGGGTGTCGCGGCAGATGTTTGAACTCTGCGAAACCCTGACGCCACTCGTGCAGCGGAACTCGATCGATGAAGGCTACCTCGATCTCGGCCCGTGCGGATTCAAAACATCCGCGGAGATCGAACAGGCCGTGCACGGATTGCAGCACAAAATCGAACAACAGCTGCAGATCACGGCTTCATTCGGCCTCGCGGTGAACAAGCTGGTCGCGCAGATCGCCTCGAAGCTGCGGAAACCAAAGGGCTTCGTCGTCGTGCCGTCGGGCACGGAGGCCGAGTTCCTCGCGCCGCTGCCGATTGGCAAGCTCCCGGGCGTCGGCCCGAAGACCGAGGAACGGTTGGTCGGCCGGCATGGCATCAAGCTCGTGCGTGATCTGCTCGCCCGCGGCGAGGCGGAACTGGAAGCCATCTTCGGCGACGGCTGGCGGGAGATGCGCGATGGCGCGCTCGGCATCGACGATCGGCCGGTGGAGACGGAGCACGAGGATGCGAAGAGCTACTCGCAGCAGGAGACCTTCGACGAAGACATCGCGTCGTTCGCGGAAATCGAGCGAGTCGTGAAGCGGATGATCGACGAACTGCTGCCCAAGATTCGCGAGGACGGGAAGCGCGTGCGCACGATGACGGTGAAGGTGCGGTATCCGGATTTCAGTCAGGAATCGCATGGCCGCAGCCTGAGCGCCGGCACCGACCTCGAGGCGCCGTTTTATCCGCTGGTCACGCCGTTGCTGCGGCAAGCGTGGACGAAGAAGCGGCCGCTGCGACTGGTGAGCGTCCGCTTTTCGGGCGTAGAGGACACGCCGGTGCAGCTGGAAATGTTTGCCCAAAATGAGGAAAAACGGCGCCGACTCGCCGCCGTGCTCGACCACCTGAACCGCCGCGGCGGTGATGCGGTCGTCCAGCACGGCCATCAGCTTGCCAAGCGCCCGCCGCCTCGCTAA
- the pap gene encoding polyphosphate:AMP phosphotransferase, protein MFEAAELGQSLSVKEYEASLPKLRANLLQAQLELRERKFPVIVCVSGADGAGKGELVQRLNEWLDPRGVETHAFWGATDEERERPRYWRFWRTLPARGRIGILFGSWYTEPIVRRALRKLKRSAFDTELEHIVAFEQMLADDGALFVKFWLHLSKREQKKRLKKLEKAGRLGPDDWKHFKHFEEFAEVSERALRQTNTGAAPWHLIEATDRRYRELTAGEILLKSLRARLAQPAPATAAKSTAEKPATGLASRRAHVVSVLDRVDLKQKLSRPDYEALLDAQQAKLGRLAWAAQRQGISSVLLFEGWDAAGKGSAIRRVTQAMDPRLYRVVGIAAPNDEERAHHYLWRFWRQLPGAGFTTLFDRSWYGRVLVERVEGFASPAEWGRAYQEINAFEEQLTDHGMLLNKFWIHLSPQEQLRRFHERQTVAYKRHKITDEDWRNREKWDDYKIAVNDMIANCSTEYAPWTLVAGNDKKFARIQILKTITERLEAAL, encoded by the coding sequence ATGTTCGAAGCCGCTGAATTGGGCCAATCGCTATCGGTCAAGGAATACGAGGCGTCGTTGCCGAAGCTCCGGGCGAATTTGCTGCAAGCGCAACTCGAGCTGCGCGAACGGAAGTTTCCCGTGATCGTGTGCGTGTCGGGCGCCGACGGCGCGGGCAAGGGCGAACTGGTGCAGCGGCTGAACGAATGGCTCGATCCCCGAGGCGTGGAAACCCACGCCTTCTGGGGCGCGACCGACGAGGAGCGCGAGCGGCCGCGGTACTGGCGGTTCTGGCGCACCCTGCCCGCCCGGGGCCGGATCGGCATTCTCTTCGGCTCCTGGTACACGGAGCCGATCGTGCGGCGCGCGCTGCGCAAACTGAAGCGGAGCGCGTTCGACACCGAACTCGAGCACATCGTCGCCTTCGAGCAGATGCTCGCGGACGACGGCGCGCTGTTCGTAAAATTTTGGCTGCATCTGTCGAAGCGCGAACAGAAGAAACGCTTGAAGAAACTCGAGAAGGCCGGCCGGCTCGGTCCGGACGATTGGAAGCACTTCAAACACTTCGAGGAATTCGCCGAGGTCTCCGAACGTGCGCTGCGCCAGACCAACACGGGCGCGGCGCCGTGGCATCTCATCGAAGCGACCGACCGGCGTTACCGTGAGCTCACGGCCGGCGAGATCCTGCTGAAGTCGCTCCGCGCGCGGCTCGCGCAACCCGCACCCGCCACGGCGGCGAAGTCCACGGCCGAAAAACCTGCGACCGGGTTGGCCAGCCGGCGCGCCCACGTCGTGTCGGTGCTCGATCGCGTCGACCTGAAGCAGAAGCTCTCCCGTCCCGATTACGAAGCCCTCCTCGATGCGCAGCAGGCGAAGCTTGGCCGGCTCGCCTGGGCTGCGCAGCGCCAGGGCATCTCCTCGGTGCTGCTGTTCGAAGGCTGGGACGCCGCCGGCAAGGGCAGCGCGATCCGACGCGTCACGCAGGCGATGGATCCCCGCCTCTACCGCGTCGTCGGCATCGCCGCGCCGAACGACGAGGAGCGCGCGCACCACTATCTCTGGCGTTTTTGGCGCCAGCTGCCGGGGGCGGGCTTCACGACGCTTTTCGACCGCTCCTGGTATGGCCGCGTACTCGTGGAACGCGTCGAGGGATTTGCCTCCCCCGCCGAATGGGGACGCGCGTATCAGGAAATCAACGCGTTCGAGGAACAGCTCACGGACCACGGCATGCTGCTCAACAAATTCTGGATTCACCTGAGCCCGCAGGAGCAGCTGCGCCGTTTCCACGAGCGGCAGACGGTCGCCTACAAGCGGCACAAGATCACGGACGAGGACTGGCGGAACCGCGAGAAGTGGGACGACTACAAGATCGCGGTGAACGACATGATCGCCAACTGCAGCACGGAGTACGCTCCGTGGACGCTGGTGGCAGGCAACGACAAGAAGTTCGCGCGCATCCAGATCCTCAAAACCATCACCGAGCGGCTCGAAGCGGCGCTGTAG